From Candidatus Limnocylindria bacterium, the proteins below share one genomic window:
- a CDS encoding GTP-binding protein — translation MAKKKFERTKPHVNVGTIGHIDHGKTTLTAAITKTLSLKGQADFRAF, via the coding sequence GTGGCGAAAAAGAAATTCGAGCGCACCAAGCCGCACGTGAACGTCGGCACCATCGGTCATATCGACCACGGCAAGACCACGCTCACCGCGGCCATCACCAAGACGCTGAGTCTCAAGGGCCAGGCCGACTTCCGCGCCTTCG